In a single window of the Bacillus clarus genome:
- a CDS encoding response regulator transcription factor produces the protein MKRILLVEDEVSIAELQRDYLEIHDFQVDVEHSGETGLQMALQEDYDLIILDIMLPKMNGFEICKQIRAVKDIPILLVSAKKEDIDKIRGLGLGADDYITKPFSPSELVARVKAHISRYERLLGNMGKQRDTLFIHGISIDQRARKVFINNEEVAFTTKEFDLLTFFVTHPNQVLNKEQLFERIWGLDSAGDLATVVVHIRKLREKIERDPAHPQYIETVWGAGYRFNV, from the coding sequence TTGAAGAGAATTTTACTAGTAGAAGATGAAGTAAGTATTGCAGAATTGCAGCGAGATTATTTAGAGATTCACGATTTTCAAGTGGATGTAGAGCATTCTGGAGAAACGGGCTTACAGATGGCCTTGCAGGAAGATTATGATTTAATTATTTTAGATATTATGCTTCCGAAGATGAATGGATTCGAAATTTGTAAACAAATACGCGCTGTAAAAGATATTCCTATTTTACTTGTTTCAGCAAAGAAAGAAGATATTGATAAAATTCGTGGACTTGGATTAGGAGCGGATGATTATATAACAAAGCCATTTAGTCCAAGTGAGTTAGTTGCAAGAGTCAAAGCACATATTTCTCGTTATGAAAGATTATTAGGAAATATGGGTAAGCAACGTGATACGTTATTCATTCATGGGATTTCTATTGATCAGCGAGCTAGAAAAGTTTTTATAAATAATGAGGAAGTTGCGTTTACAACGAAGGAATTTGACTTATTAACATTTTTTGTGACGCATCCAAATCAAGTATTAAATAAAGAACAGTTATTTGAACGGATTTGGGGATTAGACTCAGCAGGTGATTTAGCGACAGTTGTTGTTCATATTAGAAAGTTACGTGAAAAAATTGAAAGAGATCCTGCTCATCCGCAATATATTGAAACAGTGTGGGGAGCTGGTTATCGTTTTAATGTGTAG